In the genome of Thermoanaerobaculia bacterium, one region contains:
- a CDS encoding PQQ-dependent sugar dehydrogenase, translating to MHSKFPTRMFAGFLVPIFAAAFGTLAGSAAAQTETLPPGFHDSIVLSGLIRPTVVRFSPDGRIFVAEKSGVIKVFSSLTATTPTIFADLTTNVDNYWDRGLLGMALDPNFPTSPYVYVLYAYDAPIGGTAPVWNDACPTPPGPNTDGCVVSGRLSRLTANGSVMSGSEKVLINAWGQQFPSHSLGALQFGADGALYASDGDGASMGTVDYGQFGGNPLGDPPGGVGGTMEPPTAEGGALRSQSLRRQPGEPAVLNGTVIRVDPATGSGLSTNPLASSADANARRIVVEGLRQPFRFTIQPNTNKLWIGDVGNEVWEEIDVAPSPTTEVKNFGWPCYEGPDQEPDWVSAQVDICMNDLYKNPSVVTAPFLGYRHTDSVVSGDGCATGGSSITGLAFYGGGSYPSTYDGALFFADHTRNCAWVLFPGSGGQPNASSRALFIGGASHPVDLEIGPGGDLFYVDHEGGAIHRIQYMTPAAVATATPESGAPPLTVQFDGSGSHGAAAGDTLTYAWDLNGDGVFNDSTAVSPAKTYSTAGQYTVRLKVTDEHGVSGVSDPLTVTVAQGAPSPVIDTPSSSLTWKVGDPISFSGHATDPQDGTIPASALTWTLVMHHCPSNCHTHEIQSFAGVSSGSFSAPDHGYPSFLELQLTATDSLGLTGTTSVILQPQTVVLHFAASPSGLQLDAGDGGVTTPFSKTVIVGSTNTISAASPESLNASAYWFDGWSDGGAQTHSIVAGAASATYTATYISQGDVMAPTTATIEGRSPYPATTTEPNGVLEGGETSAFSPSWKNTSDGVVAGTTGTITSFTGPTTGGATYTIVDGNASYGDIAAGATASAGGGYQLLVKTTSRPAAHWDAVASEALNTSEAHDWTIHIGRSFTDVPTSNIYYSDVETIFHRSITVGTGYRTYSPDDDTTRGQMSAFISRGHTGGDQNVPVSGTVPGLGTYDCQSGGHSLFSDVAPTAEFCANIHWVAAHGLAYGCTDAAQYTSTFCPGTNILRRSMAVMLARDLAGGDSSVPAKLADPGNGRGYDCTDGGANAFTDVPDSDTGCRYIYFIWSKNIVDGYGNGLYGPGDAVTRGEMSKFLTNTYGLTLQ from the coding sequence GTGCATTCCAAATTCCCGACCCGGATGTTTGCCGGATTTCTGGTTCCCATTTTCGCCGCCGCCTTCGGAACTCTCGCCGGTTCGGCCGCGGCTCAGACCGAAACGCTCCCGCCGGGATTCCACGACTCGATCGTGCTGAGCGGCCTCATCCGCCCGACCGTCGTGCGGTTTTCTCCGGACGGACGGATCTTCGTCGCCGAGAAGAGCGGCGTGATCAAGGTCTTCTCGAGCCTGACCGCGACGACGCCGACGATCTTCGCCGACCTGACCACGAACGTGGACAACTACTGGGATCGCGGCCTCCTCGGGATGGCTCTCGACCCCAATTTCCCGACGAGCCCGTACGTCTACGTCCTGTACGCCTACGATGCCCCGATCGGCGGGACGGCGCCGGTCTGGAACGACGCGTGTCCCACGCCTCCCGGGCCGAATACCGACGGCTGCGTCGTCAGCGGACGGCTCTCCCGTCTGACGGCGAACGGAAGCGTGATGTCGGGTTCCGAGAAGGTCCTCATCAACGCGTGGGGACAGCAGTTTCCCAGCCACTCCCTCGGCGCGCTCCAGTTCGGCGCCGACGGCGCGCTCTACGCGAGCGACGGCGACGGAGCGAGCATGGGAACGGTCGACTACGGCCAGTTCGGCGGCAACCCGCTCGGCGATCCGCCCGGCGGCGTCGGAGGGACGATGGAGCCGCCGACGGCGGAAGGAGGGGCGCTCCGAAGCCAGAGCCTGCGGCGGCAGCCGGGCGAGCCCGCGGTCCTGAACGGGACGGTCATCCGCGTCGACCCCGCGACCGGAAGCGGGCTTTCGACCAACCCGCTCGCGTCGAGCGCCGACGCCAACGCGCGCCGGATCGTCGTCGAGGGTCTTCGCCAGCCGTTCCGCTTCACGATCCAGCCCAACACGAACAAGCTCTGGATCGGCGACGTGGGCAACGAAGTCTGGGAGGAGATCGACGTCGCGCCGAGCCCCACGACGGAAGTGAAGAATTTCGGGTGGCCCTGCTACGAAGGGCCCGACCAGGAACCCGACTGGGTCAGCGCGCAGGTCGACATCTGCATGAACGACCTGTACAAGAATCCTTCGGTCGTGACGGCGCCGTTTCTCGGCTATCGCCACACCGACAGCGTCGTCTCCGGCGACGGCTGCGCGACGGGAGGTTCGTCGATCACCGGCCTCGCGTTCTACGGCGGCGGGAGCTACCCCTCGACCTACGACGGCGCGCTTTTCTTCGCCGATCACACCCGGAACTGCGCGTGGGTGCTCTTTCCCGGCTCCGGCGGCCAGCCGAACGCGTCCAGCCGCGCGCTCTTCATCGGGGGCGCGTCGCACCCGGTCGACCTCGAGATCGGGCCCGGGGGCGATCTGTTCTACGTCGATCACGAGGGCGGCGCGATCCACCGCATCCAGTACATGACGCCGGCCGCCGTGGCGACGGCGACCCCCGAGTCCGGAGCGCCGCCGCTGACCGTGCAGTTCGACGGGAGCGGCTCCCACGGCGCGGCGGCGGGAGACACGCTGACGTACGCGTGGGATCTGAACGGCGACGGCGTCTTCAACGATTCGACCGCGGTCTCGCCCGCGAAGACCTACTCGACGGCGGGCCAGTACACGGTGAGACTCAAGGTCACCGACGAGCACGGCGTGTCGGGGGTGAGCGATCCGTTGACGGTGACGGTGGCCCAGGGGGCGCCCTCGCCCGTGATCGACACGCCCTCGTCGTCGCTCACCTGGAAGGTCGGCGACCCGATCTCGTTCTCCGGACACGCGACCGACCCGCAGGACGGCACGATCCCCGCGTCGGCGCTGACGTGGACGCTCGTCATGCACCACTGTCCGTCGAACTGTCACACGCACGAGATCCAGTCTTTCGCCGGCGTTTCGAGCGGGTCGTTTTCCGCTCCCGATCACGGGTATCCGTCATTTCTGGAGCTGCAGCTCACGGCGACCGACTCGCTGGGTCTCACCGGCACGACGAGCGTCATCCTCCAGCCGCAGACGGTCGTGCTCCACTTCGCGGCCTCGCCGTCCGGGCTTCAGCTCGACGCCGGAGACGGCGGCGTCACGACGCCGTTCTCGAAGACCGTCATCGTCGGTTCGACCAACACGATCAGCGCGGCTTCTCCGGAGAGCCTGAACGCCTCGGCCTACTGGTTCGACGGGTGGTCCGACGGCGGCGCCCAGACGCATTCGATCGTGGCCGGCGCGGCCTCCGCGACGTACACCGCCACGTACATCTCGCAGGGAGACGTCATGGCGCCGACGACGGCGACGATCGAGGGGAGATCGCCGTATCCCGCGACCACCACCGAGCCGAACGGTGTCCTCGAGGGGGGCGAGACCTCCGCGTTCTCTCCTTCCTGGAAGAACACCAGCGACGGAGTCGTCGCGGGAACGACCGGGACGATCACGAGCTTCACCGGTCCCACGACCGGCGGCGCCACGTACACGATCGTCGACGGGAACGCGTCGTACGGGGACATCGCGGCCGGCGCGACCGCCTCGGCGGGCGGAGGGTATCAGCTCCTCGTCAAGACGACGTCCCGCCCCGCGGCGCACTGGGATGCGGTCGCCTCGGAAGCGCTCAATACCTCGGAAGCCCACGACTGGACGATCCACATCGGCCGGAGCTTCACCGACGTTCCGACGTCGAACATCTATTACTCCGACGTCGAGACGATCTTTCACCGTTCGATCACCGTCGGCACCGGTTATCGCACGTACAGTCCCGACGACGACACGACGCGCGGGCAGATGTCCGCCTTCATCTCTCGCGGCCACACGGGCGGCGATCAGAACGTGCCGGTTTCCGGGACCGTTCCCGGCCTGGGGACCTACGACTGCCAATCGGGCGGGCACAGCCTGTTTTCCGACGTGGCGCCGACGGCGGAGTTCTGCGCGAACATCCACTGGGTGGCGGCGCACGGTCTCGCGTACGGCTGCACGGACGCGGCGCAGTACACGTCGACGTTCTGCCCCGGGACGAACATTCTCCGGCGGAGCATGGCCGTGATGCTGGCGCGGGATCTCGCGGGGGGCGATTCCTCGGTCCCCGCGAAGCTCGCGGATCCGGGCAACGGGCGCGGGTACGACTGCACGGACGGCGGTGCCAACGCTTTCACCGACGTTCCCGACTCCGACACCGGATGCAGGTACATCTACTTCATCTGGTCGAAGAACATCGTGGACGGATACGGAAACGGCCTGTACGGGCCGGGCGACGCCGTCACGCGCGGCGAGATGTCGAAGTTCCTCACGAACACGTACGGGCTCACCCTCCAGTAA
- a CDS encoding asparagine synthase-related protein, with protein sequence MPFPFTPGLTEPRLVDLSDPSADVLLNATRAELTEAVRAGDVDALAGIGGAFAAVAQEGVTIRLARTIGRPLRYFVAKRAAGPYLVVADRIDAIARYCAGEGIPEQFHPSYTRMVPAHHVVELDQIGCPDPNPRYRRFFTPEAGRAAADLRALGERYVAAIEDTVAALLRRISADAPIGVALSGGADSSLTAWAVLSAARASGRAGRVALFTLSIGESDDRRSAEAVADALGAREAWRMVEAAPEDLSLARAVAAIEDYRPLDVQCAAAGLAFARNLRRSEPDLVHLFDGDGGDENWKSYPLGDSELTIKSVLNNPLLYHEGWGIDSIKHSLTYTGGFSRGVTRGFAPARAFGFVPLSPHAMRPAIAAALEAPLRDLVGEDPERLAVLKGEVVAAGLEARGVRLPIARKRRFQQGAMSSEHFAALAASRAELRAMHERRFGPPPDAAEPGRDEPEAPPLPAFA encoded by the coding sequence ATGCCGTTTCCGTTCACGCCCGGCCTGACCGAACCCCGCCTCGTCGATCTCTCCGACCCTTCCGCCGACGTCCTGCTGAACGCGACGCGGGCCGAGCTCACGGAAGCCGTCCGGGCCGGCGACGTGGACGCGCTCGCCGGAATCGGCGGAGCGTTCGCCGCCGTCGCGCAGGAAGGAGTGACGATCCGCCTCGCGCGAACGATCGGGCGGCCGCTCCGCTACTTCGTGGCGAAGCGGGCGGCCGGCCCCTACCTCGTCGTCGCCGACCGCATCGACGCGATCGCCCGGTACTGCGCGGGCGAAGGGATCCCCGAGCAGTTCCACCCTTCCTACACGCGCATGGTGCCGGCGCACCACGTCGTCGAGCTCGATCAGATCGGATGTCCGGATCCGAATCCGCGGTACCGGCGGTTCTTCACGCCGGAGGCCGGCCGCGCCGCCGCGGATCTCCGGGCTCTGGGAGAGCGATACGTCGCCGCGATCGAGGACACCGTCGCCGCGCTCCTCCGCCGGATTTCGGCGGACGCGCCGATCGGCGTGGCGCTCTCCGGCGGGGCCGATTCGTCGCTCACCGCCTGGGCGGTCCTCTCGGCGGCGCGAGCCTCCGGCCGCGCGGGGCGGGTCGCGCTCTTCACGCTCTCGATCGGCGAATCCGACGACCGCCGTTCCGCGGAGGCGGTGGCCGACGCCCTCGGCGCCCGGGAGGCCTGGCGGATGGTGGAAGCGGCGCCGGAGGATCTCTCGCTCGCCCGGGCGGTCGCCGCGATCGAAGACTACCGGCCGCTCGACGTCCAGTGCGCGGCGGCGGGGCTCGCGTTCGCGCGCAACCTCCGCCGCTCCGAGCCGGATCTCGTTCACCTGTTCGACGGGGACGGCGGGGACGAGAACTGGAAGTCGTACCCGCTCGGAGACTCGGAGCTCACGATCAAGAGCGTCCTGAACAACCCGCTCCTCTACCACGAGGGATGGGGAATCGACTCGATCAAGCACTCGCTCACTTACACCGGCGGTTTCTCGCGCGGCGTCACGCGCGGCTTCGCGCCGGCGCGCGCGTTCGGCTTCGTCCCGCTTTCCCCCCACGCGATGCGGCCGGCGATCGCCGCCGCGCTCGAGGCCCCGCTGCGCGATCTCGTCGGAGAGGACCCGGAACGGCTCGCCGTCCTGAAGGGCGAGGTCGTGGCGGCGGGGCTCGAAGCGCGCGGTGTCCGCCTGCCGATCGCCCGGAAACGGCGTTTCCAGCAGGGCGCGATGTCTTCCGAGCACTTCGCCGCGCTCGCCGCGTCCCGGGCGGAGCTCCGCGCCATGCACGAGAGGCGGTTCGGCCCACCTCCGGACGCTGCCGAACCGGGCCGCGACGAGCCCGAGGCGCCTCCCCTTCCCGCGTTCGCATGA
- a CDS encoding NAD(P)-binding protein yields MRRFDLAVVGSGFGGALLALAARRLGRSVVVLEKGAHPRFAIGESTSPLANLLLERLALRYDLPQVLPLAKWGTWQARLPHLRGGVKRGFTFFHHRRGREPLDEGELRNPLLVAASPNAAVADTHWYRADVDLHLLEQARAAGAEYVDRIALDRFEADGKAVRLSGRRGGERVDVEARWVADASGPRGFLHGVLGLGESEFPGLPRTAALYAHFRGVAPMTEIAPLSSPPPYPVDDAALHHVFEGGWIWVLRFADGTVSAGAMLSPELALEVRAEEGEAAWRRLLKTFPAIDRQFRRAESLFPLRYSEKVAFRTTAASGPGWWMLPSAAAFVDPLLSTGIPLTLLGVARAAAALEESNGDAGFERSLAELSARTLDEADSAASLVAALWRSFDDFPTFCAATMLYFAAASFGEASCRLGRDGLPGFLGSDRPPLRHAISEALRSVDGDSSSAVGVIRRAIEPWNVAGLLDPARRNWYPVCASDLREGASKLGASSIEVERLLERSGFGNG; encoded by the coding sequence GTGAGGAGGTTCGACCTCGCGGTCGTCGGCTCGGGGTTCGGCGGCGCTCTCCTCGCGCTGGCCGCGCGCCGGCTCGGACGGAGCGTCGTGGTCCTCGAGAAGGGCGCGCACCCGCGCTTCGCGATCGGCGAATCCACGTCGCCTCTGGCGAACCTCCTCCTCGAGAGGCTCGCGCTCCGTTACGATCTCCCGCAGGTCCTTCCGCTCGCGAAATGGGGAACCTGGCAGGCTCGGCTTCCGCACCTGCGCGGCGGCGTCAAGCGCGGCTTCACGTTCTTCCATCACCGGCGCGGCCGCGAGCCCTTGGACGAGGGCGAACTGCGAAATCCCCTTCTCGTCGCCGCGAGCCCGAATGCCGCCGTGGCCGACACGCACTGGTACCGCGCGGACGTCGATCTCCACCTCCTCGAACAGGCGCGCGCCGCGGGCGCCGAGTACGTGGATCGGATCGCGCTCGATCGTTTCGAGGCCGACGGGAAGGCCGTTCGCCTGTCTGGCCGGCGCGGCGGGGAGCGCGTCGACGTGGAGGCGCGATGGGTCGCGGATGCCTCGGGACCGCGAGGCTTCCTCCACGGGGTCCTCGGACTCGGCGAATCGGAGTTTCCCGGACTCCCCCGGACGGCCGCGCTGTACGCGCATTTTCGCGGCGTCGCGCCGATGACGGAGATCGCGCCTCTCTCCTCTCCGCCTCCCTATCCCGTCGACGACGCCGCTCTCCACCACGTCTTCGAGGGCGGATGGATCTGGGTGCTTCGCTTCGCGGACGGCACCGTGAGCGCGGGAGCGATGCTTTCGCCGGAACTCGCCCTCGAGGTGCGAGCCGAGGAAGGCGAGGCGGCGTGGCGGCGGCTGCTGAAGACGTTCCCCGCGATCGACCGCCAGTTTCGCCGGGCGGAGTCCCTGTTCCCGCTTCGCTACTCCGAGAAGGTCGCCTTCCGCACGACGGCCGCGAGCGGCCCCGGCTGGTGGATGCTCCCGTCGGCCGCGGCGTTCGTCGATCCGCTGCTGTCGACCGGCATTCCGCTGACGCTCCTCGGCGTCGCGCGCGCGGCCGCCGCGCTCGAGGAGAGCAACGGCGATGCGGGCTTCGAGCGGAGCCTCGCCGAGCTCTCGGCACGGACGCTCGACGAGGCGGATTCCGCCGCGTCGCTCGTCGCCGCACTCTGGAGGAGCTTCGACGATTTCCCGACGTTCTGCGCGGCGACGATGCTCTATTTCGCCGCCGCGAGCTTCGGGGAGGCCTCGTGCCGGCTGGGCCGGGACGGACTGCCCGGATTCCTCGGATCCGACCGGCCGCCCCTGCGCCACGCGATCTCGGAGGCGCTGCGGAGCGTCGACGGCGACTCTTCTTCCGCCGTCGGCGTCATCCGCCGCGCGATCGAGCCGTGGAACGTCGCGGGCCTCCTCGATCCGGCGAGGCGCAACTGGTATCCGGTGTGCGCATCCGATCTGCGCGAGGGAGCCTCGAAGCTCGGAGCGTCATCGATCGAGGTCGAACGGCTCCTCGAGCGGAGCGGGTTCGGAAACGGGTGA
- a CDS encoding response regulator has protein sequence MTAPFDVLVVEDDDDVREALLLLLENEGVRAVGATDGRDALERLEAGFRPSLILLDLMMPVMDGERFLRARKADPNLASIPVVVVSAMQRMRVDPVELDVDEMIPKPVNPTRVLEAVRQYRSAV, from the coding sequence GTGACGGCCCCCTTCGACGTTCTGGTGGTCGAGGATGACGATGACGTCCGCGAGGCGCTCCTGCTGCTTCTCGAAAACGAAGGAGTGCGTGCCGTCGGCGCGACGGACGGGCGCGACGCGCTGGAACGCCTCGAGGCCGGCTTCCGCCCCTCTCTGATTCTCCTCGATCTGATGATGCCGGTGATGGACGGCGAACGCTTCCTGCGAGCCCGAAAGGCCGATCCCAACCTGGCTTCGATCCCGGTCGTCGTCGTGTCGGCGATGCAGCGAATGCGCGTCGATCCCGTCGAGCTCGACGTCGACGAGATGATTCCGAAGCCCGTGAATCCCACGAGGGTGCTGGAGGCCGTTCGGCAGTACCGCTCCGCCGTCTAG
- the fdhD gene encoding formate dehydrogenase accessory sulfurtransferase FdhD: protein MDPVGRERVRVYGEEGDSEREDAVAVEEPLRIAVRSASVAAPVSFATTMRTPGDDAELAAGLLFTEGVLERPDDLLSFALSEAAPSGKKDNSLVATLADRAFERARHLRREIVIGSACGICGSDSIDEAVARAPRRVSGGVRIARDVLFSMPDRLRARQSIFAQTGGLHGAALFDAAGSILEIREDIGRHNATDKVIGAAFRRGVPRFSETALLVSGRAGFEIVQKANAAGIPVVASVSAPSSLAVALADAAGMTLVGFLRDRRFNVYAHPGRIAPLSS from the coding sequence ATGGATCCGGTCGGCCGGGAGCGCGTCCGCGTGTACGGCGAAGAGGGGGACTCCGAGCGCGAGGACGCCGTCGCCGTCGAGGAGCCGCTCCGGATCGCCGTCCGCTCCGCGTCGGTCGCCGCGCCGGTCTCCTTCGCGACGACGATGCGGACCCCGGGCGACGACGCCGAGCTCGCCGCCGGTCTCCTCTTCACGGAAGGCGTTCTCGAACGTCCCGACGACCTCCTTTCCTTCGCGCTCTCCGAAGCCGCGCCTTCGGGAAAGAAGGACAACTCCCTCGTCGCGACGCTCGCGGACCGGGCCTTCGAGCGGGCGCGGCACCTCCGCCGCGAAATCGTGATCGGGTCGGCCTGCGGGATCTGCGGCAGCGATTCGATCGACGAGGCGGTCGCGCGCGCTCCTCGCCGGGTCTCCGGCGGCGTCCGGATCGCCCGCGACGTCCTCTTTTCCATGCCCGACCGGCTCCGCGCGCGCCAGTCGATCTTCGCGCAGACCGGCGGGCTCCACGGCGCCGCGCTCTTCGACGCCGCCGGCTCGATTCTCGAGATCCGGGAGGACATCGGGCGGCACAACGCCACCGACAAGGTGATCGGCGCGGCGTTCCGGCGCGGCGTCCCGCGGTTTTCGGAGACCGCCCTCCTCGTCTCCGGGCGCGCCGGCTTCGAGATCGTCCAGAAGGCGAACGCGGCGGGAATCCCGGTCGTCGCGTCGGTTTCCGCGCCCTCCAGCCTCGCGGTCGCCCTGGCGGACGCCGCCGGCATGACCCTCGTCGGCTTCCTGCGCGACCGGCGGTTCAACGTCTACGCGCATCCCGGGCGGATCGCGCCGCTCTCCTCCTGA
- the fdnG gene encoding formate dehydrogenase-N subunit alpha, with amino-acid sequence MELSRRGFFKATTIGGTLALGFDVSKAQAEMRELRISRTTETRSTCPYCAVSCGVIVHTLGDKSKNATPAVVHVEGDPDHPINRGTLCPKGTTLRDDINSPNRLKKPQVRRPGSDKWEDISWDDAIAKIARHIKDTRDRCFVAKNAKGETVNRNPGMALIGGCTDTTEFNYLYWKAASAWGVPYRDTQARVUHGPTVASLAATFGRGAMTNGWVDIKNADVVLCMGGNPAENHPCGFKWAIEAKKTRNAKLISVDPRFTRTSAVADLYSPIRSGTDIAYLLGIIRYAIANNRFHEEYVKIHTNAPYIIGSKFDFQDGLFSGFDEGKGEYDKTTWAYEADPKTKTYSLDPTLQNPRCVFQLLKKHVERYTPETIEKICGTPKETFLKVAELVTSTGNAARVGTIMYALGWTQHSIGVQMIRTAAMLQLLLGNVGRPGGGVNALRGHSNIQGATDTAGVFDILPGYLKTPPAASQTLSTYLEGATPTVLGKQAWATMNYWVNYPKFTVSLLKAIYGKNSTKENDWGYNWLPKIDGNYSWMYIFDDMYRGNSMRAGGKEPGPEGLITFGMNPVGIGPNSPKMIGALSKLKWLVVVENHDIETATFWKAPKEYGGADPSKIATEVFNLPASNFIEKDGSFTNSARWMQWKWKALDPPGLIKTDQEILARIFLAVRDLYKKEGGALPEQVANVDWSYSNPAAPDLSEVLKELNGKALADIPDPKDKTKPLKTAGQQIDGFAQLQDDGSTMCGNWLMSGVFTEAGNMAQRRSPVDDPSGLGMYHNWGFSWPANRRVMYNRASADAEGKPWDPTRVGIQWNGQKWVGDVPDMKPDAPPGTYGAFIMLPEGVGRLYAPVLSDGPFPEHYEAVEAPVENMLHPKVTSNPASKKFKSDKDVYGSPKDFPIVCMTYRLTEMYHYWTKHIERLNQLQPGFFIEIPEELAKEKGIANGGRARVTSARGSIEGVAMVTKRLRPMHVDGKPLWQIGFPLHWGYEATADHTGPLANFLTPTAMDPNTWTPEYKTFLVKLEKA; translated from the coding sequence ATGGAACTCTCGCGCCGCGGATTCTTCAAAGCCACGACAATCGGCGGGACTCTCGCGCTCGGCTTCGACGTCTCGAAGGCGCAGGCGGAGATGCGGGAGCTCAGGATCTCGCGCACGACCGAGACCCGGAGCACCTGCCCGTACTGCGCCGTCTCCTGCGGCGTGATCGTCCACACGCTCGGGGACAAGTCGAAGAACGCGACTCCCGCGGTCGTGCACGTCGAGGGCGATCCCGACCACCCGATCAACCGGGGAACGCTCTGCCCGAAGGGGACGACGCTGCGCGACGACATCAACAGCCCGAACCGGCTGAAGAAACCGCAGGTTCGCCGGCCGGGATCGGACAAGTGGGAAGACATCTCCTGGGACGACGCGATCGCGAAGATCGCGCGCCACATCAAGGACACGCGGGACCGCTGCTTCGTCGCCAAGAACGCCAAGGGAGAGACCGTCAACCGAAATCCCGGCATGGCGCTGATCGGCGGCTGCACGGACACGACCGAATTCAACTACCTCTACTGGAAGGCGGCGTCCGCCTGGGGAGTCCCGTACAGGGATACCCAGGCACGGGTTTGACACGGCCCCACGGTGGCCAGTTTGGCCGCCACGTTCGGCCGCGGGGCGATGACCAACGGATGGGTCGACATCAAGAATGCCGACGTCGTTCTGTGCATGGGCGGCAATCCCGCCGAGAACCACCCCTGCGGCTTCAAATGGGCGATCGAAGCGAAGAAGACCCGTAACGCGAAGCTCATCTCGGTCGATCCGCGGTTCACCCGCACCTCCGCCGTCGCCGACCTCTATTCGCCGATCCGCTCCGGCACCGACATCGCCTATCTCCTCGGCATCATCCGGTACGCGATCGCCAACAACCGGTTCCACGAGGAATACGTCAAGATCCACACGAACGCCCCCTACATCATCGGCTCGAAGTTCGATTTCCAGGACGGTCTCTTCTCCGGGTTCGACGAGGGGAAGGGGGAATACGACAAGACGACCTGGGCGTACGAGGCCGACCCGAAGACGAAGACGTACTCGCTCGACCCGACGCTCCAGAACCCGCGCTGCGTGTTCCAGCTGCTGAAGAAGCACGTCGAGCGGTACACGCCGGAGACGATCGAGAAGATCTGCGGTACCCCGAAGGAGACGTTCCTCAAGGTCGCCGAGCTCGTCACGTCCACGGGCAACGCCGCCCGCGTCGGAACGATCATGTACGCGCTCGGATGGACGCAGCACTCGATCGGGGTTCAGATGATCCGCACGGCGGCGATGCTCCAGCTGCTGCTCGGCAACGTCGGACGGCCCGGAGGCGGCGTCAACGCGCTGCGCGGCCACTCGAACATCCAGGGCGCGACCGATACCGCGGGCGTCTTCGACATCCTTCCCGGGTATCTCAAGACCCCTCCCGCCGCCTCGCAGACGCTCTCGACGTACCTCGAGGGCGCGACCCCGACGGTCCTGGGGAAGCAGGCGTGGGCGACGATGAACTACTGGGTCAACTACCCGAAGTTCACGGTGTCGCTCCTGAAGGCGATCTACGGAAAGAACTCCACGAAAGAGAACGACTGGGGATACAACTGGCTCCCGAAGATCGACGGCAACTACTCGTGGATGTACATCTTCGACGACATGTACCGCGGCAACTCGATGCGCGCGGGGGGGAAAGAACCCGGCCCCGAGGGGCTGATCACGTTCGGCATGAATCCCGTCGGCATCGGGCCGAACTCGCCCAAGATGATCGGCGCGCTCTCGAAGCTCAAGTGGCTCGTCGTCGTCGAGAACCACGACATCGAGACGGCCACCTTCTGGAAAGCCCCGAAGGAATACGGCGGCGCCGATCCTTCGAAGATCGCGACGGAGGTGTTCAACCTGCCGGCGTCGAACTTCATCGAGAAGGACGGCAGCTTCACGAACTCCGCGCGGTGGATGCAGTGGAAGTGGAAGGCCCTCGATCCTCCGGGACTCATCAAGACCGACCAGGAGATCCTCGCGCGGATCTTCCTCGCCGTCCGCGACCTCTACAAGAAGGAGGGCGGCGCGCTCCCCGAACAGGTCGCCAACGTCGACTGGTCCTATTCCAATCCCGCCGCGCCCGATCTGTCCGAGGTCCTGAAGGAGTTGAACGGCAAGGCGCTCGCGGACATCCCGGACCCGAAGGACAAGACCAAGCCGCTCAAGACCGCCGGGCAGCAGATCGACGGCTTCGCGCAGCTCCAGGACGACGGCTCGACGATGTGCGGCAACTGGCTCATGTCGGGCGTCTTCACCGAAGCCGGCAACATGGCGCAGCGGCGGAGTCCCGTCGACGACCCGAGCGGCCTCGGCATGTACCACAACTGGGGTTTCTCCTGGCCCGCGAACCGCCGTGTCATGTACAACCGCGCATCCGCCGACGCCGAGGGGAAGCCCTGGGACCCGACGCGCGTCGGCATCCAGTGGAACGGCCAGAAGTGGGTGGGCGACGTCCCCGACATGAAGCCCGACGCCCCGCCCGGGACGTACGGCGCCTTCATCATGCTGCCCGAGGGGGTCGGGCGCCTCTACGCGCCGGTCCTCTCCGACGGGCCCTTCCCGGAGCACTACGAGGCGGTCGAGGCCCCCGTCGAAAACATGCTCCATCCCAAGGTGACGTCCAATCCGGCCTCGAAGAAATTCAAATCGGACAAGGACGTCTACGGGTCGCCGAAGGATTTCCCGATCGTGTGCATGACCTACCGGTTGACCGAGATGTACCACTACTGGACCAAGCACATCGAGCGATTGAACCAGCTCCAGCCCGGGTTCTTCATCGAGATCCCCGAGGAGCTCGCGAAGGAGAAGGGAATCGCCAACGGCGGCCGCGCCCGGGTGACCTCCGCGCGCGGCTCGATCGAGGGGGTCGCGATGGTGACGAAGCGCCTTCGCCCCATGCACGTCGACGGGAAGCCGCTGTGGCAGATCGGATTCCCGCTGCACTGGGGCTACGAAGCGACCGCGGACCACACGGGCCCGCTCGCGAATTTCCTGACGCCGACCGCGATGGACCCGAACACGTGGACGCCGGAATACAAGACGTTCCTCGTCAAGCTCGAGAAAGCGTGA